TGCCGTTGGGCCCGGCCTCGCCCGATGCCTCGCCCCTGGTGGCGGCCTACCGGGATCACCTGCTGCGCGAGCTGGACCTTTGGGCCGCGCGTCTGGGCAGGCGGCCGGTGGAGAGCGTCTTTTTCGGCGGCGGTACGCCCAGCCTGCTGCCGCCCGATTTCCAGGCCGCCGTGCTGGAGCGCATCGACCGGCATTTCCATCTGGCTGCCGGGGCCGAGATCAGCATGGAGGCCAACCCCGAATCCCTGCTGGCCCGCCGGGCCGTGGAGGGCTATCTGGCCGCGGGCATCAACCGCATCTCCATGGGCGTGCAGAGCATGGACGACCGTTTCCTTTCCCTGCTGGGGCGGCCGCACCGGCGCGCCGACGTGCTGCGGGCCGTGGAGCATCTGCGGGCCGCGGGCTGCCGCAATCTGGGGCTGGATCTCATGTGGGGCCTGCCGGGACAGGATGCGGCCCACTGGCTGGACACGCTGGAAGACGCCCTTGCCCTGGAGCCGGAGCATGTCTCGGCCTATGCCCTGACGCTGGAAGAGGGCACGCCGCTGGAACGCGACTGGAGCGCCGGGCGCCTTGCCCTGCCCCAAGACGACGAGCAGGAACGCATGTATCTGCAAGGCATCCGCCTGCTGGCCGCGCACGGCCTGGAACAGTACGAGATCTCCAACTACGCCCGTCCCGGTTTTTTCAGCCGTCACAACAGGGGCTACTGGACGGGCGCCGACTATCTGGGCCTGGGCCCGGCGGCCACGTCCACCCTGGAGGGCCGCCGCTGGACCGATACGCCCGATCAGGCCCGCTGGCAGGCCGATATCGACGCCGGACGTCCCGATCATGAGGCCGAGACAATCACGCCGCGCATCCGGCTGGAGGAGCGGCTCATGCTTTCCCTGCGTACCTGCGCGGGCTTCGGGCTGGCGGAGTATGCGTCCCTCAGCGGCCGGGATTTTCTGGCCGACCACGGCGGCTGGTGCCGCGAGCTGGCCGCCGCCGGGCTGGCCCGCCTGGACGGGGACAGGCTGGCGCTCACGCCGCGGGGGCTGCTGGTCTCCAATGCCGTGGTGGCCGACCTGTTCGGACGCCTGGACGAGCTGGGGCTGTAAAGAGATATGTCGGGCGGGCGAGGGAAGAGGGACCCCCTTTGGGAAGAGGGTGCTCCCTCTCCCCTCGTGCTCCCCTCTCCCTTCCCAAAACCTTTGTTCCGGTCCCTGGACAATGCCGGGAGCGTCCCGGGCAGCCGCTGATATTGGTCCCCCGGAAGGTCTGTGGCAGGTGGAGGCAGGGGCATCTTTCCATCATCGCAGGAAAGGCGGTCGGAATGTTGTCCGAACCCCGGAGGAAGGTCAGGCCCTGCATGGAGATGGCGCACGGCCGCCGGACATCCGCGGGAGAAAAAGATCGTCGGGGCCTGTCCGCCTGCGGGCAAAGGACAAGAAGATGCGGAACATGACAA
This is a stretch of genomic DNA from Desulfovibrio piger. It encodes these proteins:
- the hemW gene encoding radical SAM family heme chaperone HemW: MLVYIHVPFCRSRCRYCAFHSLPLGPASPDASPLVAAYRDHLLRELDLWAARLGRRPVESVFFGGGTPSLLPPDFQAAVLERIDRHFHLAAGAEISMEANPESLLARRAVEGYLAAGINRISMGVQSMDDRFLSLLGRPHRRADVLRAVEHLRAAGCRNLGLDLMWGLPGQDAAHWLDTLEDALALEPEHVSAYALTLEEGTPLERDWSAGRLALPQDDEQERMYLQGIRLLAAHGLEQYEISNYARPGFFSRHNRGYWTGADYLGLGPAATSTLEGRRWTDTPDQARWQADIDAGRPDHEAETITPRIRLEERLMLSLRTCAGFGLAEYASLSGRDFLADHGGWCRELAAAGLARLDGDRLALTPRGLLVSNAVVADLFGRLDELGL